CTAGGTTTGTGGTCTTTTCTTCTTAGGTATGATCATAAATGCTGTAGGATGCAAAGGCTGCTGCAATAAGGAGTGATAACAATCTTAATAAGAAAGGAAACTGATATGGCTAAGTACAAGTTGCAAGAGTTGAATGATTTGCGTGATGAAGGCAAGCGCAGAGTTTATCCCAAGATGGTGACCAACCGTACACTATCCCGAAAAGAGTTCGTCAAGATGATGCAGAACTACCATCGCGGTATTTCGGAAAGTACCACGGAGGCTGTATTGACCGATGTGGTTGATATGCTGACAGACATGCTCTCCATGGGGTACAACGTGAATCTGGAAGGTTTCGGCACCTTCTCCCTCTCCCTCGCTTTCGAGGATGAGAAGCCTAGGGAAATTCTGAATCCAGATGATAAGATGACGTACCGCAAGGTGGGTGTGAAGGACATCAACTTCAAGGCGTCTCCTGAGTTTATCAAGGAGGTGAAGCGTGAAACCGACCGTGACCTGGAGCGTGATATGGGTGGTGTAAAGGTTATCCGTAAGCAGCTCTATTCCAAAGAAGAGCGCATCGCCCGTGCCCTGGAGGTGATAGAGAAGAACGGAGTCCTCACCCTAGGCGATTATGCCTCCATCAACAACCTGAGCCGTACTTCTGCCTCTATGGAACTGAAGGAGCTGACCTGTGATAAATCTTCCCCGATAGATTCACTAGGCCGCGGCAGCCATAAGGTTTGGGTGAAGAGAAAAGAATAAATGCAAATATCTTTCAGAATATTTGTTAGTTTCAATTCTTTTTCGTATTTTTGCGGTGTAATAAAAATGATAGTGTTATGACGACAATAACAAGGGAACATCTTGAAGATGAGGTACTCAAGTCGATTCAGAAGAAAGCGGAGTCGATTATGCCGAAAGATGCCAAGGTTATCCTTTTCGGGTCAAGGGCTAGAAGGGATGCTAAAGCAGATTCCGACTGGGACATCCTTGTGCTTTTGAACAAGGATAAGATAGATGAGCAGGATCATGATAATTACACCTATCCTCTTTGGGAATTGGGATGGCAAATCAATCAGATGATTCACCCGATAGTGTATTCGATGAAGGATTGGAACTGCAAAAAGGGTAGTCCCTTTTATAATAATGTAGAAGAGGAAGGGGTGATGCTATGCTAGAAAAAAAGGATAATGGTATGCCGACAGATAGCCGCTATTTTGCGCAAAAAGCAATAGATGCCGCAGATGAATTGTGGGATAAGGGCTTGATAGATGAAAATACTATTGAGCAATGGAAGCATGAACATATGAGAACGCCTTATTCTGAATAAATGCAGCGGATTGTATTAAAATAGATGTTTAATTTAATGTCCAATAATTATGGAGCAGATTACCATAGATTTTAAGAACGCTTTTGATTGTTCCAAGAAGGAAAAGTCGAAGGTTTGTCGCTCTGGCTATGTACGTTTGGTTCGTTTTATGGATGATAAGAAGCATACTAGACCACAAGTGTATGAGGGCGATTTGTTGGAGGCTATTATGGATGTAAAGAGGGGGAATGTCAAGAACTTCGATACATTGGAGGATATGATGAACTATCTGGAAGCTTAGACATGAGTATAAAATGCCTGGTTAAGAAGTAAATCATTGAACTTTTGCATGTGGTTCAAGCACGGGCTGAAGGCCCAAAAGCTCCTAGCCCAGGGCAACACCCTGGGTATTAAGATGTTGTATCCCTGCGCCCTGTAAGGGCAAAAGCCTTGAATATATGCTGCTTTATAACCGATTTTATTGTGATTTGCAAGAAACTATTTTTCTTTTAAATCATTTGCCGACTTTTCGAAATCAGCTTTGATTTCATCTAATAGTGGATTTCTGTTTTAGCATAAATGTCAATGCCATCATATTGTTTTGCTCTTTCGAGCATCTCCTCTTTATGTTTTAGGAGTTGTTTAAACTTTCTGATGTTTTCCTCCTTTGTATTGTTCTTTATTGCTTGCATAATAACCTCCTTTTTAATGTTATTGTTATTAATTTGGTGGCAAAGATAAGAAAAGTAAATGAGATATGCAAGAAAAAAGACCCAAAATTTTGTGAACCCAATTCTTTTTCGTACTTTTGCAGTTGTCTTGCTGTGGATGGCTGGCGATGAGTCGCTGGCTAGGTAAAATCCATGGCTTGGCCTATCATAATTAAGAAAGACGTTCTCTACGTTTTCTTCTGACCTATTGAAATCTGGTAAATTACAAAAGGTGTTCAGAGGGAGACAGCAGTGGGCGTCTACCCACTGTGTATATACACATGGCATAGGTGTGCCCCTTCGTCTGGAGGGGGTACGCTCTGTGCTATCATATATATACCCGCTTGGCGTAGGCTCTATTGCTTCTTATCCTTGACACCAGGGTTTTACCAGAACCTCAATAGGCAAGGATTATGCGAGTGATAGATTCCCTACGCCTTCCTTTTTGATAGCTAATCAGTTATCCTATTCCTTATCTTACGATGAGGCTGGACTAGAATCAAAATAATCTTTTAAAATCAGATGGTTTCTGCTTTCGGGAATCGGTGGAGTAATAGGATGGCAAGGCTTTGCTATGCTCCCATCGGCAACGGAAGTTATGGCAAAGAAACAGCAACTCAGCTATAAGGAAATCGAATCCCGATTAGAATCGTTTAAAACTAAAGTGGTGCCAGCCTCTGAGGTTGGCTATGAGATACTGAAGGCTTTTGGTAAAAGCGAAAAGGATGTGTCGAGATACAAGGAAGGAAAGGGTGTCTTGAAGACATTCGACGGCTTGCTTATCAAAGGCTTGTTCTGCTATCAGGCTGTAGATACTTTGCATCTTACCACCAGGTTGGAGGCATTGAAGACCGATGCTCAGGTAAAGAAGGCTGCACCAAAGATTATTGCGGTGAGCGATGGTGAAATCCTCCTTGCTTGTGATACTCGTGAGAATGATACTTACGAGCAGAAACTCGTCAAGATGCACAGCGACTTTGGCTTCTTCTATCCTTTGATGAATGTTGAGCGAGTACACACTACGGCAGAAAACCCTGCCGATGTGAAGGCTGCTGAGAAACTTGCCAAGCTGCATGATGAGATTCGTGCTTATAACGAATATAATAGTGATGACGACTTGCACGACCTCAATATCTTCATTACCCGCCTGCTCTTCTGTTTCTTTGCCGAAGACACAGGTATCTTTGCCGAAAATCTCTTTACCAACTTTATCAAGCAATTTACCAAGGAAGATGGTTCCGATCTCGGCGAGATGCTAGGTCAGGCATTCCAGGTGATGAATGTGCCAAACAAGGAGCGTTCGGAAGAACTTACCAAGGAAATCAATCAGTTTCCTTACGTGAATGGCGGTCTTTTTGCCTCTGACATTCCTATCCCAAAGATGGGTTATAAGGCTAGAAAGATTATCATCGAATGCGGCGACTTGGATTGGAAGGACATCAATCCGGATATTTTCGGTAGTATGATTCAGGCGGTGGTGAATCCTGATGTGCGTGCCAAGGAGGGTATGCACTACACCAGTGTGCCTAATATCATGAAGGTAATCAATCCGCTCTTTATGGATGATTTGAGAGGGGAATATAAGAAACTGGAAGAGTTTTACGAACAGAAGAAGAACCTGCTTGATATGAGTGCCTTGTCTCAAAATCAGTTTATTGACGAGTGCAAACCAATCATTAATGGTTGCAATAAGTTGATGGTAAGAATGAGCAAGATGAAGTTCTTTGACCCAGCTTGTGGTAGTGGTAATTTCCTGATTATCACTTATAAGCAGTTGCGCTTGCTCGAAATGGATATTCTGCATCTCCGCAAGAAATGTACGCCTGAGCAGATGCTCGACTTTATTGATGGTTCGTGCATCCGTTTGGAGCAGTTCTTTGGAATAGAACTTCTCGACTTCCCTCACGAGGTAGCCATGCTTTCGCTCTGGCTTGCTGAGCATCAGATGAACAACAAGTTTCACGCCGATTTTGGTGTGAATGTTGCTGCCTTGCCTTTGCATAATATCAACCAGATAAAATGTGGTAATGCCTGTAGAATGGATTGGGAGGTAGTATGCCCACATACCAAGGATGAAGAAGTGTTTGTATTTGGAAATCCGCCGTATTTGGGGAGTAAATTACAAACCAAGGAGCAGAAAGAAGATATAAGTTATGTCTTTGGTAAATTAAAGAATAGTAAGATACTGGATTATATCACAATTTGGTTCTATTTGGGAGCAAAATATATTCATGAATCCAAAGCCAAGTACGCTTATGTGAGTACAAACTCAATATGCCAAGGAGAACAAGTATCTGTGCTTTGGCCTCAAATTTTGAAAATGAATGAAGAAATAGCTTTTGCTTATACTTCTTTCAAATGGACCAATAATGCAAAATATAATGCCGGTGTTACTGTTGTGATTGTTGGGGTGTTCAATAAGAGTAATAATAAGAAACTATTGTTTACCTCCGACAAACAAATAGAATCTTCTGTGATAAATCCTTATTTATCTGTAGGAACAGAAACGATAGTATATAAGGATGTTCATACACCTGATGGCTATCCGAAATTATGCTTTGGCTGCATGCCTTATGATAATGGTAACTTGTTGTTTAACAAAGTTGAATATGAAGATTTTATAGCCAAATATTCATCATTCTCTAAGTATTTGCGAATGATGTATGGTTCTGAAGAATTTATAAATGGGAAGCCTAGATACTGTTTGTGGATAGACGAACAGGATGCTGATGAGGCATTGAAAAATGAAGAAATTGCAAGGCGTGTAGAAAGAACTAAAGAACTTCGGTTGGATAGTACTGATGCTGCTTGTTTGAAATTGGCAGAAAAACCTTATCAGTTTAGAGAGCATCCGATATTAGATAGAGACAAGATTATCATTCCTCGTGTATCGTCTGAAAGGCGAAAGTACATTCCTATGGGATTTTTGGACAAAGGAACTGTTATTTCAGATTCAGCTTTCGCTATCTATGACGCATCACTATGGCTCTTTGGCTTTCTTACCAGCGAGATGCACATGGTGTGGGTTAGAACAGTAGGAGGCAGATTAAAGACTGATTACAGATATTCCGCAGGTCTCTGTTACAACACTTTCCCCTTCCCATCCATCTCCGACACCAAGAAGTCTGAGATAGAAGAGGCGGCAACGAATGTGCTTCTGGCTCGTGAAAACTATCCAGAGAAGACGCTTGCAGATCTTTACGACCCGGAAAAGATGCCGGAGGATTTGCGTACTGCACATGAGGAACTGGATGCCATCGTAGAAAGCTGCTATCCTGGCGCTCCGTTCCCAAATGATGAGGCTCGATTGGAATGCCTCTTCAAACTCTATGAGAAAATGACAGCTAACAAGTAATAATTTGAATGGCTTATGAACAAGATAAATGATAATATCGTTGATATTTCGTATCAGCAAACGGGTAAATCGAGTAATACGAATGAACTCGGTATGAGAGAGATGCAAGCCAAGGCTTACGAAGTCCGCAACCATCGCTTTCTGCTTATCAAGGCGCCACCTGCATCTGGCAAGAGTCGCGCCTTGATGTTCATCGCCCTGGATAAGCTGAAGAATCAGGGCATCAAGAAGGTTGTAGTGGCTGTACCGGAAAAGAGTATCGGCCGCTCCTTCCAAAACACCGACCTGATGAAGTATGGCTTCTTCGCCGATTGGAGGGTGGCGCAACAGTATAATCTTTGCGATAATAATCTTTGCGATACTACCGACGAGAAAGTTAAGGCGGTACGCTTTAAAAATTTCTTCCATCAAGATAAAAACAATATCCTGGTTTGCGCCCATGCTACCCTCAGAAACGGCATGAAGGAAATAAGTGACGAGGAGTTTAATGATTGCCTCTTGGCGATAGATGAGTTCCATCATACTAGTGCTGATGTGAACAGCGGATTGGGCGATATTGTGCGCCGGGTGATGAATAATTCCACCGGTCATATTGTTGCCATGACGGGCAGTTACTTCCGTGGCGATGGCGTTCCGGTGTTGAGGGCAGAGGATGAGGCCCGTTTCTTCCCGGTAACCTACAACTATTATCAGCAACTCAACGGTTATCGCTATCTCAAGAACCTTGTCCTGGGCTATCACTTCTATCACGGCAGTTATCTCGACCATATCGCCGAGGTGCTGGATACTACCAAGAAGACCATCATCCATATTCCGAGTGTCAACTCCCGAGCATCCAGCGGTTTGGGTAAATACACGGAGGTGGATGAAATCATCAAGATTATCGGTAAGGTAGAGGAACGGGATTACAACAATGGCGGCATCTATCACATCAGAACCAAGGACGGCAGACTACTGAAGGTTGCCGATCTGGTGGAAGACCACGCCGAGACCCGCAATCTGGTGCAGGGATATTTGCAGCGGATAAAGAAGCGTGATGATGTAGATATTATCATCGCTCTGGGTACTGCCAAGGAAGGTTTCGACTGGCAATGGTGTGAGGAATGTCTGACCATCGGTGTGCGTGGCTCGCTGACCGAAGTGGTGCAGATTATCGGAAGATGCACCCGTGATTGCGAAGGCAAGGAAACCGCCAAGTTTGTGAACATGATAGGAATGCCTGATGCCAATCAGCCCGATGTGAAGGTGGCGGTGAACGACTTTCTGAAAGCCATTACCGCATCGCTTCTGATGGAGCAGGTGATGGCGCCTAGTTGGCATTTCAAGACGGTGAAGGATGTGGATAGTGATGAGGGTAGTCCGTTGGATGCCCGTACCCTGGTGATAGAGGGCTTGAAACCTTTGTCGAGCGAGAAGACGAAGATGATTGTAGAGGAGCAGTTGGATGATTTGAAGGCTTCTATCTTGCAAGACGAACTGGTGGTGAAAGCCATCAGCGGAAGTACTACGGCTGAAACCATCACCAAAACGCTCATTCCGAAAGTGATTCGTGAAAAGTATCCGGATTTGAGCGAGGACGAAGTGGAAGAAGTTCGTCAGCGCCTGCTGCTTGATACCCTTGTCAAGGGTGGTGAAGTGGTGGATGATAAGGGAAATCCTATCGATTTCGATGCTTCGGCAAACGATGAGGAGAAGGAGTCGGAAGGCAATCGCCTCATCAAACTGGCAAACCGAATGATTAACATCGACCAGTTGAGCATCAATCTGATTGATTCCATCAATCCTTTCCAGCGTGCTTACGAAGTGTTGTCGAAGAATGTGGATAAACAGACCCTGAAGATTATCCAGGACACGATGGCTGAACAGAAATTCGATATGACCATCGAACAGGCGATGATGCTGTTCAAGGGGCCCTATAAGCGATGGGTGGCAGAGCATGACGGTCTGCGCCCAGACATCAATGACCCTGATCCGAAGGTAAGGGAACTGGCTGCTGCATTCCAGAAACTCAAGAACCTGAAGATTCGAAAGATGATGGGATTGGAGTATGAGCCGGAAAAGTAACATTTAACATTAACATAAATGGATTGGCCAGAAGAATTATTAGAGATATTTGATGACCCCTTGTTGGCGGATGTACGTCCGAAACCGAAGGCACCGACGCCCGATGACAGGCTGGCACAGAAATTGCTTGAAATCAACAAGTGGGTGGCAGAGCATGGTAGCGAACCTACAGCTGACGGTGGCTTGAAAGAAAAGTTGCTTGCTGCATCGCTCAAGGCTCTGCGAACCAAGGCAACAGATAGCCTCAGACAGTATGATGAGTATCATCTGTTGGGATAGGCTATAGTTTTTCACCTTATTATATATAGTGATATGGATATTGATAAAGAATTAGAAGATATATTCAGCGATCCCTTGATGGATGTTTCCTATCAGGAGGCAAAACTCTTCGATGTGCCTGCCGACATGAAAGGCGTAATGGCTCAGAAGAAGGATGCGCCCGACCATGTGGCGCAAAGAAAACTGTGTGAGAATTTCGCACAGTTTAAGCCGCTCTTCGAACAGGTGCATCAGGATTTGAAGACCGGTAAGCGACAGTTGCAGAGAATCTCGAAGACGACGAGCTTATTGGCTGGACGCTATTATCTTGTAGATGGTCAGATGGTTTTGTTATATGAGATTATTGAGAAGAAAAAGGGTACTAATGGTTTGCCCGATGGCAGAACCCGTTGTATCTATGAAAATGGTACGGAGTCGGATATCTATCTCCAGACACTTCGCAAGAGTGTGGTGGCAAGTGGTTATGCCATCACCGAAACTCTGGAGGAGACGGATGCTCATTTCTTCAATCCTGAGGATGTGAAGCAGGAAGACCAGGTGACGGGTTATATCTACGTGCTTCGTTCGAAATCAGAGAATCCGGAAATTCGTAACATCAAGAATCTCTATAAAATAGGTTTCTCTACGAATCGGGTGGAGGAGCGTGTGGCAAATGCCGAGCATGAGCCTACTTATCTGATGGCACCTGTAGAGATAGTAAGCACTTACAAGATAGTGAACATGCACTCTCAGAAGTTTGAGGACCTGGTGCATCAGGTGTTGCAGACGGTGAACTTCCGTTTTAAGGTGGCTGATGATAAGGGAGAGATGCATGAGGCTACGGAATGGTATCAGGTTCCGCTGGAAATCATCGACAGTATCATTCAGAAAATCATGAATGGCACTATCATCTACTTTGCCTACAATAAGGAACAGCAATGTCTGGAGCAGCGGATAGAGAAAAAGCCATCGCAGTTAAATCTGTCGGGCTTGAAGGTTTTGACGCTGATTATCGAGAAACAGTATTTCGAGGAGATTGTATCTGGTGTGAAGACCGAGGAGTACCGTTCGCTGAAGCAGACCACGCTTAACAAATATACTTATATTGATGAGGCTGATGGCAAGCGTTATCTCCGTCGTTTCGATGCGATAAGGTTTTATGTGGGTTATCATTCGGATAGGGATAGTGCCGTGGTTCAGGTATTGGACACCACCTATGAGGATGGCTTGGTAACTTATCATCTCGGAAAGGTATTGGAGGTGATAAGGGGAAAGGAAAATAAATAAAATAGTTGAAAACCAATAGTTTAAGGTCACAAATTGTGACCTTAAACGCTATTTCTATGTGTTCTAATATAGAGTGTTATACGAAGCTTTTGCCCTTACAGGGCGCATTGCTGACTGCGAGTGTACCCAGGGCGATGCCCTGGGCTAGGAGCTTTTGGGCTTTCAGCCCGTTCTTGAACCACCTGCAATGTCCTATATGTTAGACCTTTCGAGTATTGTGCGCATAGCACGATAGCGAGAATAATTTTGGTATTGCTTTTATTGGATAAGCCATAATCCTTCTGCCTTTAATTCTTCTATAAATTCTTCAAAATCTGTAGTCTTGCCTGTCCTTTCGTATTCCCCTTCAATGGCTTCAATCCTAGCCACGGCTTCTTCTTCATTAGCCGGATGCCAGCCAATTGGATATCTTTTCTCCTTCATAAGCTTTTTCCTTTATAGTTTTCTTTTGAATTGTCTAATCAGATATCTAGGACTTCTTCTCATATCCCATAAATCTACGAAAATGACGAGGTCGTTGGCTTCGTCGTAGCGATAGATAATCTTCCAATTCTCCTTGATAATTGCACTATGGTAAGGACGGTGGAATCGCTTAAGCATAGGCTCTCTGGGTGAAGAAAGAGGATGTTTGCTAAGTCTGTTTATTATTGCTTGCAAGCTTTCGTCAAATCTTTGAACGCAAAGTCGACCAAAGTTTTGATAACTATAGTCGGTTGTTTCTTTATAAATTTGAAGAAAGCTATTGCGTAGTGTTACTTTAGCCATGTTCGTTCTTCGTTTAGTTTATTGAAAAACTCTTCTACACTATAGCTAATGCCTGTCCTTTCATACTCCGCCTCAATAGCTTCAATCCTAGCCACGGCTTCTTCTTCATTAGCCGGATGCCAGCCAATAGGAATCTTATTCCAGTCAATAACTTCTTCTGCACATTCATCCTCGGGAAGTGCTATGGCGGCATTTCCGTGATAGGCTGGTGCAGGCTCTGCTGCGAAAGCTGCATCTTTCTGCTCTTCTGGCAATGTATATCTTTTCTCTTTCATAAGCTTGCGTATTTTATCTGCTGCAAAAATACGATTATTATCTGAATCATGCAAGAAAAATGGGAGAAATGTTTTATAAAGTATCTTATAATCAAGGTTTTTGTTCTTTGTAGGGCTTTGGGGTGGTTCTGAAAAAAAGTCACAATACCTAGCTGATAGAGCTGGGTATTGTGACTTTGCTTTTTGCTATATGTGTTTATTCGAAAATAATCACTAAATCTTAGTGGTGTTTCAAATCACACGCTGCCTGCTCATAGTCGATGAGATGATCGATGGTAGGGTGGTCGCCGCAGATTTCGCAGGATGCACGCTTCTTTACCTTGATGGTGCGGAAGTTCATCGTCTTGGCATCGAAGGTGAGCAATCGGTCGGTGAGCAGTTCGCCCACACCGAGGAAGTACTTCAACGCCTCGGCAGCCTGGATGGTTCCGAGCATACCAGCGATGGCACCAAGGACTCCTGCCTGGCTAGAGGTAGGAACAGTGCCTGCTGGAGGTGGTTCCTTGAAGAAGCAACGGTAACATGCCGTGCCTGGCAAGTGGGTAAAGGTCTGTCCCTGGAATCTCAGGATGCCGCCATGCGAGAATGCCTTGCCCAGTCGCACACAGGCGTCATTGATGAGGAACTTCACCGGGAAGTTGTCGGTGCAATCAATGACGAAATCCCATGGCTTGATGATTTCCTCGGCATTGTCTGAGGCGAGGAAGGTATGGTAGGTTGTTACCTCCACATCAGGATTGATGGCAATCATCTTCTCCTTGGCGCTTTCCACCTTAGGGGTGTTCAAGTCCTTGGTCTGGTGGATGACCTGTCGTTGCAGGTTGCTGAGGTCAACCACATCGGCATCCACGATACCGATATGTCCCACGCCAGCCGCAGCGAGGTAGAGGGCAACTGGGGAACCCAAGCCTCCGGCACCAATGATGAGCACCTTGGCATTGAGGAGCTTTTCCTGTCCCTCGAGGCCTACATCCTGAAGGAGGATGTGGCGGCTGTATCTTTCTATCTGTTCTTCTGTTAAATCTATCATTTTATAGTACTTTATGTCTTTTTTCTTTAGTAAAAAATTACTTTGTATAGCAGTTTATGCTCATACAGCAGTATAGAAAAAGGTCGCAAACAATTAACAGCTTGCGACCTTTGATATTCTTTATAAGAACCCGAATTATAATCCCGAATCTGGAAGTATAATTCTCTAATTCTCAAATTCTTGATTTACTCGATTACTACGAGTGCATCCTCTTCGAGCACAGCCTGACCAGGCTTAACGCAGATAGCAGTAACCTTACCATCCTTCTCAGCCTCGATGTTGTTCTGCATCTTCATAGCCTCGAGAACGACAACAGTATCACCTGCCTTCACCTCCTGACCAACAGCTACCTCGATGCTGGTGATAGTACCAGGGAGAGGAGCCTTTACAGCATTGGCTGTATTTACGTTGGCAGCTGGAGTAGCCTCAGCATCATCAGATGAAGCAGCTGGCTGACCAAGCACAACCTTCTTCTTCTCTGGCTCAGCCTCCTGTTCCATCTCAACCTTGTAAGCTTCGCCATTCACGTTCACGCTTGCGATGTTACCCTCAACAGCGTCAATCTGAACCTTGTATTCTTTTCCGTCAATTGTATATTTAAACTCTTTCATTTCTATATCTTTATGGTTTAGCTGTTAAACTCAAGAACTTGGCGTTCCACATCGTCAGACGTGGCTTGATAGTGATGATGCCAGGCTCCTTGTCGTGTACGTTATTGCCCTGGTACTCATAAAGAGCCATGGCAATCGCAGCATAAATATTCTTATCCATTTATTCTAATGTTTAATTGTATCATTACATTGGCATACAGCCATGCTTCTTAGCTGGCAAGCTCTGACGCTTGGTAGCGAGCTGAGCCAAACCACGGCAGATGCGGAAACGGGTGTTACGTGGCTCGATGACGTCATCGATGTAACCATACTGAGCTGCCTGATATGGATTAGCGAACTTGTCAGTATACTCCTGCTCCTTCTCAGCCAGGAATGCCTTTACATCCTCGCCAGCTTCCTTCTTAGCCTTAGCTTCCTTACCACAGAGAACGGCAACGGCACCGCTGGCACCCATTACAGCAATCTCTGAAGATGGCCAAGCGAAGTTCAAGTCGGCACGCAACTGCTTGCAACCCATCACGATGTGGCTACCACCATAGCTCTTACGCAATGTGATAGTAATCTTTGGCACGGTAGCCTCGCCGTAAGCGTAGAGCAACTGTGCACCGTGGAGGATGACAGCGTTGTACTCCTGACCTGTACCTGGCAAGAATCCTGGTACGTCAACCAGAGATACGATAGGAATATTGAAGGCATCGCAGAAACGGACGAAGCGGGCTGCCTTGCGGCTAGCGTTTACATCGAGTACACCTGCGTAAGCTGCTGGCTGGTTGGCTACGATACCAACGCTCTGACCATTGAAGCGGGCGAAACCTGTGATGATGTTCTTGGCGAACTTAGGCTGAATCTCGAAGAACTCTCCGTTATCGGTTACAGCACCAATCACCTTATACATATCGTATGCCTGGTTTGGATCGTCTGGGATAATCTCGTTCAGAGTATCGTCCATGCGGTCGATTGGGTCTGTGCACTCTACGCGTGGAGCCTCTTCTGTATTGTTGCTAGGGATGTAAGAGAGCAGGCTCTTGATCATCTCGATAGCCTCTTCCTCAGTTTTAGCAGCGAAGTGGGTTACACCACTCTTGGTTGCGTGAACAGATGCACCACCGAGGTGCTCTGCATCGATGTCCTCACCAGTTACGGTCTTGACAACCTTAGGACCAGTCAGGAACATGTAAGAAGTCTGCTCCTTCATGATGATGAAGTCGGTCAAACCTGGAGAGTAAACGGCACCACCGGCGCAAGGGCCCATGATAGCAGAAATCTGTGGGATAACACCAGAAGCGAGGATGTTGCGCTCGAAAATCTCACCATAACCAGCGAGGGCGCAGATACCTTCCTGAATACGAGCACCACCAGAGTCGTTCATGCAGATAACAGGTGCACCCATAGTCATAGCCATATCCATTACCTTGCAGATCTTCTGTGCCATAGTCTCAGAGAGTGAACCACCATTTACGGTGAAGTCCTGAGCATATACGTAAACCAGACGGCCAGCTATAGTAGCGCTACCAGCTACAACACCATCACCGAGGTACTGCTTCTTCTCCATGCCAAAGTTAGTGCAACGGTGCAACTTGAACATATCATACTCCTCGAAACTGCCGGCATCTACCAACATTTCGATACGCTCACGAGCGGTATATTTGCCACGTGCATGCTGCTTCTCGATGGCCTTCTCGCCACCGCCAAGACGAGCCTGTTCGCGCTTAGCGATCAGCTCCTTAATCTTTTCTACTTGTTTGCTCATAATTGATTATTATGTATTATTTCTTTATTCTTTATAGAATGGTTTTCTGAATCCATGGGATGAACGGACGAACCGTCATCGCATAATTCGGGCGCAAAGATACGAAAAAAACCGCAGATAGCGAACTATCTACGGTTAAATATTTAGAATAATGTGAAAAATCACTATTATTTGGTCCTAAAATT
This Segatella copri DSM 18205 DNA region includes the following protein-coding sequences:
- a CDS encoding DEAD/DEAH box helicase, whose translation is MNKINDNIVDISYQQTGKSSNTNELGMREMQAKAYEVRNHRFLLIKAPPASGKSRALMFIALDKLKNQGIKKVVVAVPEKSIGRSFQNTDLMKYGFFADWRVAQQYNLCDNNLCDTTDEKVKAVRFKNFFHQDKNNILVCAHATLRNGMKEISDEEFNDCLLAIDEFHHTSADVNSGLGDIVRRVMNNSTGHIVAMTGSYFRGDGVPVLRAEDEARFFPVTYNYYQQLNGYRYLKNLVLGYHFYHGSYLDHIAEVLDTTKKTIIHIPSVNSRASSGLGKYTEVDEIIKIIGKVEERDYNNGGIYHIRTKDGRLLKVADLVEDHAETRNLVQGYLQRIKKRDDVDIIIALGTAKEGFDWQWCEECLTIGVRGSLTEVVQIIGRCTRDCEGKETAKFVNMIGMPDANQPDVKVAVNDFLKAITASLLMEQVMAPSWHFKTVKDVDSDEGSPLDARTLVIEGLKPLSSEKTKMIVEEQLDDLKASILQDELVVKAISGSTTAETITKTLIPKVIREKYPDLSEDEVEEVRQRLLLDTLVKGGEVVDDKGNPIDFDASANDEEKESEGNRLIKLANRMINIDQLSINLIDSINPFQRAYEVLSKNVDKQTLKIIQDTMAEQKFDMTIEQAMMLFKGPYKRWVAEHDGLRPDINDPDPKVRELAAAFQKLKNLKIRKMMGLEYEPEK
- a CDS encoding class I SAM-dependent DNA methyltransferase — encoded protein: MAKKQQLSYKEIESRLESFKTKVVPASEVGYEILKAFGKSEKDVSRYKEGKGVLKTFDGLLIKGLFCYQAVDTLHLTTRLEALKTDAQVKKAAPKIIAVSDGEILLACDTRENDTYEQKLVKMHSDFGFFYPLMNVERVHTTAENPADVKAAEKLAKLHDEIRAYNEYNSDDDLHDLNIFITRLLFCFFAEDTGIFAENLFTNFIKQFTKEDGSDLGEMLGQAFQVMNVPNKERSEELTKEINQFPYVNGGLFASDIPIPKMGYKARKIIIECGDLDWKDINPDIFGSMIQAVVNPDVRAKEGMHYTSVPNIMKVINPLFMDDLRGEYKKLEEFYEQKKNLLDMSALSQNQFIDECKPIINGCNKLMVRMSKMKFFDPACGSGNFLIITYKQLRLLEMDILHLRKKCTPEQMLDFIDGSCIRLEQFFGIELLDFPHEVAMLSLWLAEHQMNNKFHADFGVNVAALPLHNINQIKCGNACRMDWEVVCPHTKDEEVFVFGNPPYLGSKLQTKEQKEDISYVFGKLKNSKILDYITIWFYLGAKYIHESKAKYAYVSTNSICQGEQVSVLWPQILKMNEEIAFAYTSFKWTNNAKYNAGVTVVIVGVFNKSNNKKLLFTSDKQIESSVINPYLSVGTETIVYKDVHTPDGYPKLCFGCMPYDNGNLLFNKVEYEDFIAKYSSFSKYLRMMYGSEEFINGKPRYCLWIDEQDADEALKNEEIARRVERTKELRLDSTDAACLKLAEKPYQFREHPILDRDKIIIPRVSSERRKYIPMGFLDKGTVISDSAFAIYDASLWLFGFLTSEMHMVWVRTVGGRLKTDYRYSAGLCYNTFPFPSISDTKKSEIEEAATNVLLARENYPEKTLADLYDPEKMPEDLRTAHEELDAIVESCYPGAPFPNDEARLECLFKLYEKMTANK
- a CDS encoding nucleotidyltransferase domain-containing protein, whose amino-acid sequence is MTTITREHLEDEVLKSIQKKAESIMPKDAKVILFGSRARRDAKADSDWDILVLLNKDKIDEQDHDNYTYPLWELGWQINQMIHPIVYSMKDWNCKKGSPFYNNVEEEGVMLC
- a CDS encoding HU family DNA-binding protein; amino-acid sequence: MAKYKLQELNDLRDEGKRRVYPKMVTNRTLSRKEFVKMMQNYHRGISESTTEAVLTDVVDMLTDMLSMGYNVNLEGFGTFSLSLAFEDEKPREILNPDDKMTYRKVGVKDINFKASPEFIKEVKRETDRDLERDMGGVKVIRKQLYSKEERIARALEVIEKNGVLTLGDYASINNLSRTSASMELKELTCDKSSPIDSLGRGSHKVWVKRKE